The following DNA comes from Cellulomonas soli.
CGTGCTCGTTCGCCAGGGCGACGGTTCGGCCGAAGCATGGGGAACCTGTGACGCGCTCACGGCCGTCTTCGGGACCATCGGTGCCGCCGACGGACGAGCCTGCACCGACGGAGTCACCTACCCGGCCGGAGCCCTGATGATCGTCGAGAGCACCTCCGGTACGACCACGACGCGACCGGTGGGATGGAGCGGGGATCCCGCACAGGTCCACACGCTCGACCCGTCGTTGGTCGGCATCGGCACCTCGGACGAGACGTCATCGAGCTTCTCCTACCTCAGCTTCCGGGCGAGCGACCTGGCCGCCGAGGAGAGCGGAATCCTGGCGGCAGCCCCCGTGGCGACGTTCACCCCTGTCAGCGGCGATGCTGCCGCTCTGGTCTCTCTGCCCCGGATCCGAGCGCTGACCATCGCCGGCGCGGCGCTCGGGCTCTCCACCGTGCTCTGCGCGATCCTGCTCGCGTCCGCGACATCCACCACGGCTCACGACGCTCGGCTCCGGATGCGGCGGATCGGCGCGAGCCGCGCGGACCTTCGCCGCATCGCCGCAACCCGCGCCGCGATCGGCACGAGCGCAGGAGCGCTGGCCGCCGTCATCGCGTCCACCGCTGTCGCGCAGGGGTACCTCGCGCTCGGCGGCGTCTACCAGCTGGACACGAGCAGCCTCGTCACGCTCGTCGCGCTGCTCGCAGCGCTTCTCGCGACGAACACGGTCCTCGTCTGGCGCACGACCCCCAGCCCGGAGACCGGCGAACCTCGGTGAGGCATCACCGCCCGCGGCCCTAGGCCTGGGGCGCGTCCAGCAGTCGGACCCGGACCCGCACCACGTCACCCGTGCCGACGCCCTCGGCCTGCCGCACGGTGCGCTTGACGGGCAGCGAGTACGTCTTGCGGTGCGAGTCCGGGAACAGCGAGGTGCGCCAGGTCGACGTGCCGAGGGTCGCCTCGACGCGCACCGAGCCGAAGCCGCGCTCGACGGGTGCGGCGATGTCGGCGATCTCGTCGGACAGCTCGTGGGGCAGGTGCACGAACACCCAGCTGTCGGGGCGGTCGTCCTGCCACGGGGTCAGCGGCGACTCGAACTCGTAGCTCACGCTCGTGCTCCTCTCACGCGCCGAGCGGGGCACCCGCGGGTCCGCGCTGCGCGACGTCCAGACCCAGCAGGGTCGCGGTGAGCGGCGCGAGCGGCAACCGCGCCGCCTGCTCCAGGTCGACCCAGACGGCCTCGGCGATCTCGGCGGTGGGGACGGCGCCGACGACGCCGTCGACCGCGAAGACGTGCGCGGAGATGCGGTGCCCGGGCTCGTTGGCCGCCGGGGCGTCGTGGTGCCCGAGCGGGCGGACCTGCTCGGGGGTGACCGTGACGCCGAGC
Coding sequences within:
- a CDS encoding NUDIX hydrolase; the protein is MASPTLHVAAALIVDDAGRYLLVRKRGTTAFMQAGGKIEPGEEPHDAVVREVAEELGVTVTPEQVRPLGHHDAPAANEPGHRISAHVFAVDGVVGAVPTAEIAEAVWVDLEQAARLPLAPLTATLLGLDVAQRGPAGAPLGA
- a CDS encoding DUF1905 domain-containing protein, whose amino-acid sequence is MSYEFESPLTPWQDDRPDSWVFVHLPHELSDEIADIAAPVERGFGSVRVEATLGTSTWRTSLFPDSHRKTYSLPVKRTVRQAEGVGTGDVVRVRVRLLDAPQA